The DNA window AGAGGGTCGAGCAGATGTCGGAGAAGGTGGACATTATTTTCGAGGGAACCCTCTCGCGCATCGGAGCGGTCTTCTGCTCCAGACCACCGTGGCCTCCCGGCTCGGTTGGCGCGACCCTCTTCAGGTCGCTTCTTGATGCTTTAATCACAATACCTCGGAGAGTGCCCGCGAGGCAAGAATTATTCAGGGCAGGGGCCTACCGGCAGGGGGGGAAAATGTGCGATGCCGTCGTGTGATGCAGATGGCGAGTAATAGAAAAGGGGCCACGGATTCCTCCGTAACCCCTTGATTCTATTGGCGGTCCCAGCGGGGTTCGAACCCGCGTTTTCGCCGTGAGAGGGCGGCGTCCTGGGCCACTAGACGATGGGACCGGCTGGCTGGGGAGCCAGGGCTCGAACCTGGAAACCGTGGGTCAGAGCCACGTGTGATGCCATTTCACCACTCCCCAACGGAACGAACAAGGTACCTGAACGGGAGGCGGTACGTCAAGCGCCAATCCGTTCCACGGCGCCCCTCAGGCGGCGCACCACCTCGTCCCGCCCGAGGATCTCCATCACCTCGAACAGCCCAGGTGACGCGGTTCCCCCGGTGAGGGCCACGCGGATCGGCTGGTGGATCTTGAGGTTCCCGCCGTGCCGCTCCACGACCGCGTGGAGTGTTTCCTCCATCCCGGCGATGGTGAACGGGTCGAGGGAGGAGAAGGAGTCCGCGATGTCCCTCAGCACGGGGGCGATCGCGGGGGTCAGGAATTTCGCCGCGGCCTTCGGGTCGGTCGGCTTCTCCCGGAAGTAGAACTCGGCCGACTCCGCCATCTCCTCGAGCGTCCGGGCCCGCTCCCGCAAGGTGCCGACGATCGCCGTCAGCCGCGGGGTCGGCGCCGCTTCGATCCCGCGGTTCGCGAGGAAGGGGACGAGCAGGGCGGCGACCAGCGAAGGGTCCGCGCTCCTGACGTAGTGGGCGTTCACGTTCCGCAATTTCTCGAGGTTGAACTTCGAGGGCGAGCGGCCGACGTGCTCCAGCGAGAAGAGCCGGATCATCTCCTCTTCGGAGAAGAACTCCTGGTCGCCGTGCCCCCACCCGAGCCGGACGAGGTAGTTGACCATCGCCTCGGGGAGATACCCCTTTTCCCGGTACGCCGTCACGGAGACGTCGTCCTGCCGCTTCGACAACTTCCCGCCTTCCATCCCGTGGATCAGCGGAAAGTGCCCGAAGCGGGGGAGGGGATAGCCGAGCGCTTCATACAGGAGGACCTGCTTCGGCGTGTTGTTCAGGTGGTCGTCGCCCCGCAGGACGTGGGTGATCCCCATCGACGCGTCGTCGATCACGACGACGAAGTTGTACGTCGGCGATCCGTCGGTGCGCAGCAGGACCAGGTCGTCCAGCTCCGCGTTCTCGTAGACCACGTCGCCGCGCAGCAGGTCGTGAACGACCGTCTGCCCGGTGCGGGGGGACTTGAACCGGAGGACGCAAGGCTTCCCCTCCGTCGCCCCGGGGGCGAGATCGCGGCACCGGCCGTCGTACCGGGGCTTCTCCTTCCGGGCGGCCATCTCCTCGCGCCGCGCGTCGAGCTCCTCCTTCGTGCAGACGCACCGGTACGCCTTCCCCTCCCGCAGTAGCCGCTCCGCCTCCTTCCGGTACGATTCCATCCGCTCCATCTGGAAGTAGGGACCGTCGTCCCAGGTGATCCCGAGCCACGTCATCCCGTCGAGAATCGCCCGGACCGCCTCCGGGGTGGACCGCTCCCGGTCCGTGTCCTCGATCCGCAGGATGAACCTGCCGCCGGCGTGGCGGGCGTAGAGGCGGTTGAAGAGGGCGGTGCGGGCGCCGCCGATATGGAGATACCCGGTGGGGCTGGGGGCGAAGCGCGTCACGACGTTCGGCATGGAAAGGCCTCGATTCGGAGGAGAGGTCCCGGCGGACGGGGCGGGCGGGGGCGCCTCAGGCGAAGGCGAGCCCCGCGTACCCGACCACCTGGTCGAACTCCCGGCTGACGTCGCCGGAAGTGGCGTATCTTATCAGACGGGCGGAGGTCGCGCCAAGACGGAGGGCGGCGAAGAGGACGACCGTGGCCGGCAGCACCCCGCACATCGAGATCCGTTCGGCCCGGACGATCCGGTAGAGCCCCCCGGGGTCGAGGGCCAGCATCCGGTCGATCGCCATCTTGTCCTTCGTTCGCGCGACGGCGTCGGGCACGTAGTGCGACATGTCGGAGCTGGCGACCAGCAGGGGGCGCTCGGGGTCTCCCGCGATCGCGTCCGCCATGGTCTCCCCGAGGTCCCGGCACTCCTCAAGGGAGAGGCGTCCGAGGGCGACGGGGACGATGCGCACGTCCGGCCGGAACCGGTGCAGGAACGGAAGCTGGACCTCGATCGCGTGCTCCCTCAGGTGGGCCGACGCGTCCTCCCGAAGAAGGGGGCAGGCGGTCTCGAGGCGGGCGGCGAGCTCCTCGTCGATCGGGACCTCCCCCCACGGCATCCGCCACGACCCGTGGGACATGACGGAGACGTCCTCCCCAAGGCCGGTGTGGTTCGGGCAGAAGATCACGGCCCTGCCGGGCACGTGAACGGAGGAAAACACTTCCCCCGCCACGGCCCCCGAATAGACGTATCCCGCGTGGGGGACGACGACCCCGATCGCAGACTCCCGCTCCTTCACCTCCCGGGTGAGCGCAAGGAGCGCCCTGGAAAGGCCGGAGGCGGTCCCGGGGTAGAACTGTCCGGAGACGGCGGGCATCCGCTTCATGCTCCCATGATACATCGGAAGCCGGGGATTTGGCGATTGACAGCGGGGGGAGGGATGCCTATAGTACTTCTTTTACTTTATGAGGAAATTCGCGCTTGTACATCCGGGTATCCGAAATTCCCGGGGGCGGACTCGATGTTTTCGCCTCTCGGGGAAGGGCGTCGATCCCCCGCGTTCTCGATGGGATGGATCCCGCCCCGCTGCGGGAACTCCGGCTGGTCGACGCGGATCTGCTCCTGACGGTCGAGGGCGGCGACGTCTGGATCGAAGGGTCGTTCGAAGCGCGGGGGGAAGGCTTTTGCGACCGCTGTTCCGACCCGGTGACGCTCCGGCTCGGGAAGGCGTTCCGGACGATCCTGACCCCGAAGAGCCGGGGACCGGAAGGCGCGGTATCGATCGAATTGCACGAGGAAGACCTCGATGTCGGGTATTATGACGGCACGGGGGTCGAGACGAACGACATCCTCTGGGAGCAGGCGGCCCTGGAAATCCCGCTGAGGGTCGTTTGCTCGGAATCGTGCCGCGGGCTCTGCCCCGTGTGCGGGAAAAGCCGGAACCGTGAGGCGTGCTCCTGCGTCGCAGGGGGTCCTCCGGGTCCGTTCGACATTCTCAAGAACCTGAAAGGGGAAAAGGAGTAAGCCATGCCGAATCCGAAACGACGCGGATCGAAGTCCCACAGGGACAAGCGGCGCACGCACAAGAAGCTGTCCCAGCCGGCGGTGAGCATCTGCCCGCAGTGCAAGGCGACCAAGCGCCCCCATGCCGTTTGCCCGACGTGCGGGACCTACAAGGGTCGGGAAGTCATCGCAAAATCCGAAGACTGACGCCCCCGCCCATCCGATGAAAATCGCCGTGGATGCCATGGGGGGAGACCTCGCCCCGCGCGAGATCGTGCGCGGTGCGGTCGAGTCGGCCCGTTCCGACGGATTCTCCCTGATCCTGGTCGGCCAGGAGGAGCGGATCCGCGCGGAGCTTCGCCAGGTAGACGTTTTCGGCGCCGACATCGAGGTGCTGCACGCCTCCGAGGTCGTCGAGATGTGCGATGTCCCCGCCATCGCTCTCCGGAAGAAACGCGATTCGTCGATCCGCGTCGGGCTGCGGCTGGTCGCCGACGGGAAGGCGGCCTCTTTCGTCAGCGCGGGAAACTCGGGCGCGGTGATGGCGGGGGGGTTCCTGATCCTCAAGAAGATCCACGGGGTGGACCGTCCGGCGATCGCGGCGACCATCCCCACGCCCCATGGTCCGGTGGTCCTCGTGGACGCGGGCGCGAACGTCGAGTCGAAGCCCGCCCACCTTCTGCAGTTCGGGTACATGGGCGAGGCGTACTCCCGGATGATTCTCGGGATCCCCCGGCCGCGCGTCGGCGTCGTCAGCATCGGCGAGGAGGCGTCCAAGGGGACCGACCTCACGCGGGACACCTGCGATCTGTTCCGGCGGACCGGGCTGAATTTCGTCGGGAACGTCGAGGGGCGGGACTTCTTCGCGGGGAAAGCCGACGTCTTCGTCTGCGACGGGTTCGTCGGGAACGTCGCGATCAAGACGATGGAGGGGATGGCGACGGCCCTCGGCCAGTTCCTGAAAGAGGAGATCCGCAAATCCCTCCTGGCGAAGGTGGGCGCCCTGCTCGCCGAGCGAGCGCTTCGGGGGGTGAAGGACAAGCTGGACTACGAGGAGTACGGGGGCGCCCCGCTCCTGGGCGTGCGGGGCGGGGTCTTCATCTGCCACGGATCGTCCAGCGAGCGGGCGATCAAGAACGGGATCCGGGCCGCCGGCTCCCTGGCGCGCTGCGCGGTGGACGTCGAGATCGCCCGGTCCATCGCGGCGCGGGGACACGCCGCCACGGACACGCCGGCGAAACCGTAAGACGATCAAAGGAGGTTAGCCGAAACAAGTTGGACAATATTGCGCCCGGATTTGGGTTAGATTTGGCCGGGATGATTGAGCCAAACCGGAGGCGTAGCTTTCGCTACGTCGAGGATTTGGCGATTGAAGACCGGTCAAAGATGGCCCGAAGACGGGATGCAAGATGTTCAAGTTGTTTCGGCTAGCCTCCTGAGGGGGAGGGGAAACGTTGGCATCGAAAATCGTCGGGCTGGGGATGTACGCCCCGCCGAAAGAGTTCACCAATCTCGACCTCGAAAAGATGGTCGACACGAACGACGCGTGGATCACGGAGCGGACCGGGATCCGGGCCCGCCACATCGCGGAGCCGCGGACGCCGAATTCCGACCTCAGCGTCGAGGCCGCCCGGAAGGCGCTCGACGACGCGGGCGTCGACCCGGCGGAACTCGACATCGTGGTCGTCGGGACGATCACGCCCGACATGCCGTTCCCGTCCACCGCCTGCTTCCTCCAGATGAAGATCGGCGCGACCCGCGCGTACGCCCTCGATCTTTCCGCCGCCTGCTCGGGATTCGTCTACTCCCTCTCGACGGCCGACGCGCTGATCCGCGCGGGCCGGGGGAAGAAGGCCCTCGTGGTCGGCTCGGAGATCCTCTCCACGGTCACCGATTACACCGACCGTTCGACCTGCATCCTCTTCGGCGACGGCGCGGGGGCGGTGGTCCTCTCCGAATGCCCGGAAGGGGAGGGGGTCTTAAGTTGCCACCTGCACTCCGACGGCAACTTGTGGAAGCTGATCCATTGCCCGGGGGGCGGCACGCTGCATCCGTACTCCCCCGAGATGATGGAACAGCGGCTTCACTTCATCCGGATGGCGGGGAACGAGACGTTCAAGCACGCCGTCCTGAAGATGGTCGAGGTTTCCCACGAGGCGCTGGACCGGAGCGGGGTCTCCATCGACGACGTGAAGCTGTTCATCCCGCACCAGGCGAACCTGCGGATCATCCAGGTCGTCGGGAAGCGGCTCGGGATCCCCGAAGAGCGCGTTTTCGTCAACCTCGAACGGTACGGGAACACCTCCTCCGCCTCCATCCCGATCGCGCTCGCGGAAGCGAAGGCGCAGGGACGGTTCTCCGCCGGGGACCTCGTGCTCGTCACCTCGTTCGGGGGGGGGCTCACCTGGGCCTCCGCCCTGATGCGGATGTGATGCGGATCGGGCTCCTCTTTCCGGGGCAGGCGTCGCAGTTCCCCGGGATGGGGAAGGATCTTCACGACGCGTATCCCGTCGCCCGGCGGACCTTCGAGGAGGCGTCCGAGGCGCTGTCGCTGGACATGGGGGCCCTCTGTTTCCGGGGAACCGGGGAAGAGCTCCGGAGGACGGAGAACACGCAGCCGGCGATCTTCACCGTGAGCGTGGCCGCCTTCCGGGTCCTCGCGTCCGAAACGGGGGTCCGGCCCGCGTGCGCGGCGGGGCACTCCCTCGGGGAATATTCCGCGCTGGTGGCGGCGGGCGTCCTCCCGTTGCGGGAGGCGGTCCGGGTGCTGCGGTCGCGCGGGAAGTACATGCAGGACGCCGTGCCCGTCGGTGAGGGCGCGATGGCGGCGATCCTCGGGCTTTCGACGCAACGGGTCGAGGAGGCGTGCCGGGCGGGCGCCGCGCACGGCGTCGTGTCGCCGGCGAACTTCAACGGCGGCGGCCAGATCGTGATTTCGGGGGGGGCGAAGGCGGTGGCGGCGGCGTGCGAGGCGGCGAAGGCGGCCGGGGCGAAACGGATCCTTCCGCTCCCCGTGAGCGCGCCGTTCCATTGCGCCTTGATGCGGCCCGCGGCGGACCGGCTCGCGCCCGAACTGCGGGCGATCCCGCGGGGGCCGTTCGCGTTTCCCGTGGTGGCCAACGTGACGGCGGCTCCGTACGGGGCGGGCGATGTCGTCCCCGACATGCTGATCCGCCAGATC is part of the Deltaproteobacteria bacterium CG2_30_66_27 genome and encodes:
- a CDS encoding glutamate--tRNA ligase, which translates into the protein MPNVVTRFAPSPTGYLHIGGARTALFNRLYARHAGGRFILRIEDTDRERSTPEAVRAILDGMTWLGITWDDGPYFQMERMESYRKEAERLLREGKAYRCVCTKEELDARREEMAARKEKPRYDGRCRDLAPGATEGKPCVLRFKSPRTGQTVVHDLLRGDVVYENAELDDLVLLRTDGSPTYNFVVVIDDASMGITHVLRGDDHLNNTPKQVLLYEALGYPLPRFGHFPLIHGMEGGKLSKRQDDVSVTAYREKGYLPEAMVNYLVRLGWGHGDQEFFSEEEMIRLFSLEHVGRSPSKFNLEKLRNVNAHYVRSADPSLVAALLVPFLANRGIEAAPTPRLTAIVGTLRERARTLEEMAESAEFYFREKPTDPKAAAKFLTPAIAPVLRDIADSFSSLDPFTIAGMEETLHAVVERHGGNLKIHQPIRVALTGGTASPGLFEVMEILGRDEVVRRLRGAVERIGA
- a CDS encoding AmmeMemoRadiSam system protein B → MKRMPAVSGQFYPGTASGLSRALLALTREVKERESAIGVVVPHAGYVYSGAVAGEVFSSVHVPGRAVIFCPNHTGLGEDVSVMSHGSWRMPWGEVPIDEELAARLETACPLLREDASAHLREHAIEVQLPFLHRFRPDVRIVPVALGRLSLEECRDLGETMADAIAGDPERPLLVASSDMSHYVPDAVARTKDKMAIDRMLALDPGGLYRIVRAERISMCGVLPATVVLFAALRLGATSARLIRYATSGDVSREFDQVVGYAGLAFA
- a CDS encoding 50S ribosomal protein L32 gives rise to the protein MPNPKRRGSKSHRDKRRTHKKLSQPAVSICPQCKATKRPHAVCPTCGTYKGREVIAKSED
- a CDS encoding phosphate--acyl-ACP acyltransferase, yielding MKIAVDAMGGDLAPREIVRGAVESARSDGFSLILVGQEERIRAELRQVDVFGADIEVLHASEVVEMCDVPAIALRKKRDSSIRVGLRLVADGKAASFVSAGNSGAVMAGGFLILKKIHGVDRPAIAATIPTPHGPVVLVDAGANVESKPAHLLQFGYMGEAYSRMILGIPRPRVGVVSIGEEASKGTDLTRDTCDLFRRTGLNFVGNVEGRDFFAGKADVFVCDGFVGNVAIKTMEGMATALGQFLKEEIRKSLLAKVGALLAERALRGVKDKLDYEEYGGAPLLGVRGGVFICHGSSSERAIKNGIRAAGSLARCAVDVEIARSIAARGHAATDTPAKP
- a CDS encoding 3-oxoacyl-ACP synthase: MYAPPKEFTNLDLEKMVDTNDAWITERTGIRARHIAEPRTPNSDLSVEAARKALDDAGVDPAELDIVVVGTITPDMPFPSTACFLQMKIGATRAYALDLSAACSGFVYSLSTADALIRAGRGKKALVVGSEILSTVTDYTDRSTCILFGDGAGAVVLSECPEGEGVLSCHLHSDGNLWKLIHCPGGGTLHPYSPEMMEQRLHFIRMAGNETFKHAVLKMVEVSHEALDRSGVSIDDVKLFIPHQANLRIIQVVGKRLGIPEERVFVNLERYGNTSSASIPIALAEAKAQGRFSAGDLVLVTSFGGGLTWASALMRM
- a CDS encoding [acyl-carrier-protein] S-malonyltransferase, whose product is MRIGLLFPGQASQFPGMGKDLHDAYPVARRTFEEASEALSLDMGALCFRGTGEELRRTENTQPAIFTVSVAAFRVLASETGVRPACAAGHSLGEYSALVAAGVLPLREAVRVLRSRGKYMQDAVPVGEGAMAAILGLSTQRVEEACRAGAAHGVVSPANFNGGGQIVISGGAKAVAAACEAAKAAGAKRILPLPVSAPFHCALMRPAADRLAPELRAIPRGPFAFPVVANVTAAPYGAGDVVPDMLIRQITAPVRWEESVRAMRAAGADAFLEVGPGKVLSGLLRRIEKDAATAVFCVPSDLDGARGLTA